The following are from one region of the Vitis riparia cultivar Riparia Gloire de Montpellier isolate 1030 chromosome 9, EGFV_Vit.rip_1.0, whole genome shotgun sequence genome:
- the LOC117922458 gene encoding uncharacterized protein LOC117922458 isoform X3: MIACRSIFRVDRVGKFSSAVDYFLQGHCHYHGLRYNRKMSGAKGMQSAIDQNKKQRTVNRVWRPVCTQASSYEECFEKDVKVECESQHEVLVDKLEEGSQSQEVHYSTSSCVSNVQCVNEDAEAVNEIADSVISSRALQDKDENKAIEEEPILSDLKHSISVEVGASLMRFIKGKGGSTQKNIEEEMGVTIIFPSSKKEDSIVIEGDSIEGINRASEKIQVIIDEAVKNPNLDYSHFISLPLAIYPELVDKLVSFQNSILGNPCKDENLDSESNEETSDDEDQQLDRQLDVAVELKVEDDSKHVKVDITNIPLRSYPPKTSKPSAPSELGIEKSIFIKPKTFHLTVLMLKLWNKERVDAAAKVLQNISSKVMEALDDRPVSIRLKGLDCMRGSLSKARVLYAPVVEIGSEDRLLLACQVIIDAYVEAGLVLDKDRGQKLKEEEDKKI, encoded by the exons ATGATTGCTTGCAGGTCTATCTTCAG AGTCGATCGTGTTGGGAAATTTTCGAGTGCTGTAGATTACTTTCTTCAG GGACACTGTCACTATCATGGTTTGAGATATAACAGGAAAATGAGTGGGGCAAAAGGCATGCAAAGTGCTATTGATCAGAATAAAAAGCAAAGAACTGTTAATCGGGTATGGAGGCCTGTATGTACACAAGCAAGTTCCTATGAAG AGTGCTTTGAGAAGGATGTGAAGGTTGAATGTGAAAGTCAGCATGAGGTTCTTGTTGACAAGTTAGAAGAAGGAAGTCAAAGTCAAGAAGTGCACTACAGCACATCCAGCTGTGTTTCAAATGTTCAATGTGTCAATGAGGATGCTGAAGCTGTAAATGAAATAGCTGACTCAGTTATTAGTTCCAGGGCCTTGCAGgataaagatgaaaataaagcTATAGAAGAAGAACCGATACTTTCTGATTTAAAGCATTCAATTTCAGTTGAG GTAGGTGCTTCCTTAATGCGATTCATCAAAGGAAAAGG AGGTTCTACACAGAAAAACATTGAAGAGGAGATGGGAGTTACAATTATATTTCCATCATCAAAGAAGGAGGATTCTATTG tcATTGAAGGCGATTCTATTGAAGGCATAAATAGAGCCTCAGAGAAAATACAGGTTATAATTGACGAG GCGGTTAAAAACCCAAATCTTGACTACTCTCACTTCATATCACTTCCATTGGCTATATACCCTGAACTGGTTGATAAGCTTGTCAGTTTTCAGAACTCCATACTGGGAAATCCATGCAAAGATGAGAATCTGGATAGTGAATCAAATGAAGAGACTTCAGATGATGAAGACCAACAATTAGACAGACAACTTGATGTTGCAGTTGAACTTAAAGTTGAAGATGATAGCAAACATGTTAAAGTGGACATAACTAACATACCTCTTAGAAGTTACCCACCTAAAACATCGAAGCCTTCAGCCCCTTCTG AATTGGGAATTGAAAAATCCATATTTATTAAACCAAAAACGTTTCACCTAACTGTACTCATGCTGAAGCTGTGGAACAAGGAGAGAGTTGATGCAGCTGCAAAGGTTTTGCAG AATATCTCCTCAAAAGTAATGGAGGCCCTGGATGATCGGCCTGTCTCTATAAGGCTGAAGGGGCTG GATTGTATGAGAGGTTCTCTGTCCAAAGCCCGCGTTCTCTATGCTCCTGTTGTGGAAATTGGCAGTGAGGACCGACTTTTACTTGCCTGTC AAGTCATTATCGATGCATATGTTGAAGCTGGTCTTGTTCTTGATAAAGACAGAGGACAAAAGTTGAAG
- the LOC117921960 gene encoding protein JINGUBANG-like: MPPHRLSPFISPPLLRPTKLKLDHDHLPTSHRCVSSVLKKDGQILSIAASNGLVYTGSETNLVRVWKLPEFTECGQLKTKACMVVALEVSNDRVYAAYADAKIRVWRRTWDGAPKHVRLATIPRTGIYVRGYISGKDKMMKHMGAITSLAMNISDDILYSASLDKTVKVWRISDHKCIETIQAHTDPVNAIVVADDGVLYTASDDATVRVWRRNFCSGDRPHSLTVTLPAKNSPVKTLSLTGDGSVLYGGCTDGYIHYWHKGWFSGQLQYGGALQGHTHAVMCLATVSNYVISGSADSTCRVWTREQDGQHKCLAVLQGHRGPVRCVSVLPARARDDGEDGCSICTGSLDGILKVWHVSPKGNAGRRSPQNG, encoded by the exons ATGCCACCACACCGCCTCTCTCCCTTCATCTCCCCGCCACTCCTTCGCCCCACCAAGCTCAAGCTCGACCATGACCACCTACCCACCTCCCACAGGTGCGTCTCTTCTGTCCTCAAAAAAGACGGGCAGATCCTCTCCATAGCAGCTTCCAACGGCCTCGTCTACACGGGCTCCGAGACCAATCTCGTGAGGGTGTGGAAGCTGCCGGAGTTCACCGAGTGCGGCCAGCTCAAGACCAAGGCCTGCATGGTGGTTGCACTTGAGGTTTCCAATGACAGGGTTTATGCAGCCTATGCTGACGCCAAGATTAGGGTCTGGCGCCGGACTTGGGACGGAGCTCCCAAGCATGTCCGCTTGGCCACTATTCCCAGGACCGGAATCTATGTCCGGGGCTACATCTCCGGCAAAGACAAGATG ATGAAACATATGGGGGCTATAACATCTCTGGCAATGAATATATCTGATGATATTTTGTACTCAGCTTCCCTTGATAAAACAGTGAAAGTATGGAGGATTTCAGACCACAAATGCATTGAGACCATCCAAGCCCACACTGACCCAGTCAATGCCATTGTGGTGGCTGATGATGGAGTCCTCTACACTGCCTCCGATGATGCCACGGTGAGAGTCTGGCGGCGCAATTTTTGCAGCGGGGATAGGCCTCATTCCCTCACTGTCACCCTCCCTGCCAAGAACTCGCCCGTGAAGACTCTGAGCCTAACTGGTGATGGGTCAGTCTTGTATGGTGGCTGCACTGATGGCTACATACATTACTGGCACAAGGGCTGGTTCTCAGGCCAGTTGCAGTATGGTGGTGCCCTCCAGGGCCACACTCATGCGGTGATGTGCTTAGCCACTGTGTCCAATTATGTTATAAGTGGCTCAGCTGACTCTACATGTAGGGTTTGGACTAGAGAGCAGGATGGTCAGCACAAGTGCCTAGCAGTGTTGCAAGGTCACAGAGGTCCTGTTAGGTGTGTTTCCGTTTTGCCAGCACGTGCTAGGGATGATGGTGAAGATGGCTGCAGCATTTGCACTGGAAGCCTTGACGGCATCCTAAAGGTGTGGCATGTTAGCCCTAAGGGCAATGCAGGGAGGCGTTCTCCACAGAATGGCTGA
- the LOC117922695 gene encoding LOW QUALITY PROTEIN: uncharacterized protein LOC117922695 (The sequence of the model RefSeq protein was modified relative to this genomic sequence to represent the inferred CDS: inserted 1 base in 1 codon) — MLERMLSARRPPLHSDEGEVEDDESKTRKHISFAIRVSTYLTRLGYLLPCLLLGVVLSCIILVSTWSRRLACAPSSDAASRFSFXGFDGPDSDFGSLGVPWCRSKHGKTVQWTSKDLLKGLEEFVPIYETRPIKNNMYGMGFDHSFGLWFMAQWLKPDLMIESGAFKGHSTWVLRQAMPDTRIVSLSPRHPEKYLKKGPAYVDGNCTYFAGKDFVDFGSVDWRSVMKQHGITDLSRVLIFFDDHQNELKRIKQALKAGFQHLIFEDNYDTGTGDHYSLRQICDQFYIRGGGHSCFRDSDEARERAKRKKFWEKAVDTDELCGAGEEWWGVRGQMRDNFNHSNKDISYTEHFMNSRFVESVLDVYWELPPVAGPSLTHQSRYDPARVSSPIVEDGRFGLFQRLGLGRLEPFVFNGYTQMVYLQISEQES, encoded by the exons ATGCTTGAGAGAATGCTCTCAGCGCGTAGACCGCCGCTTCACAGCGACGAAGGAGAGGTTGAAGACGACGAGTCCAAGACCCGAAAGCACATCTCTTTTGCCATTAGGGTTTCCACCTATTTGACCCGACTGGGTTACCTGTTGCCTTGTCTCCTCCTTGGTGTTGTTCTCTCCTGCATCATCCTGGTTTCCACCTGGTCCCGGAGGCTGGCGTGTGCGCCATCGAGTGACGCCGCTTCTCGATTCAGCT TTGGCTTCGACGGCCCCGACTCAGATTTCGGATCCCTTGGCGTTCCCTGGT GCAGATCGAAACATGGTAAAACAGTGCAGTGGACATCCAAGGATTTACTCAAGGGCTTGGAAGAGTTTGTACCAATATATGAAACGCGGCCTATCAAAAATAACATGTATGGTATGGGTTTTGACCACAGCTTTGGGCTTTGGTTCATGGCTCAATGGCTGAAGCCAGACTTGATGATTGAGAGTGGTGCATTCAAAGGGCATTCCACTTGGGTTTTGCGGCAAGCAATGCCAGATACTCGGATTGTGTCACTTTCACCCCGGCATCCAGAGAAATACTTGAAGAAGGGGCCTGCTTATGTTGATGGGAATTGCACATACTTTGCTGGCAAGGATTTTGTGGATTTTGGAAGTGTTGATTGGCGGAGTGTGATGAAGCAACATGGGATTACCGATCTCAGTCGGGTTCTTATCTTTTTTGATGACcatcaaaatgaattaaaaag AATAAAGCAGGCTCTGAAAGCTGGATTCCAGCATCTGATTTTTGAGGATAACTATGATACCGGAACTGGAGACCATTATTCCTTGAGGCAAATATGTGATCAATTCTATATTAGAG GAGGTGGGCATAGTTGCTTTAGAGATAGTGATGAAGCCAGGGAGAGagcaaaaaggaagaaattttGGGAGAAGGCGGTGGACACCGACGAACTATGTGGGGCAGGTGAAGAATGGTGGGGGGTTAGAGGACAAATGAGGGACAACTTCAACCACAGCAACAAGGATATTTCCTACACAGAACATTTTATGAACAGCAGATTTGTGGAATCAGTGCTTGATGTCTACTGGGAACTCCCTCCAGTGGCTGGTCCTTCACTCACCCATCAGTCAAGATACGACCCGGCTCGGGTATCCAGCCCCATTGTTGAAGATGGCAGGTTTGGGTTGTTCCAGAGGCTGGGTTTAGGTAGACTTGAACCTTTTGTATTTAATGGATACACTCAGATGGTATATCTTCAAATATCTGAACAAGAATCTTAA